TTAATCGCTTCTGTCATTTGTTCTTTTGCCCCAAATATTTACTTCTTTATTGTAGCACGCTTTGTCCAAGGCTTTTCAGCAGCCGGCGGGATTGTTATCTCAAGGGCGATTGTCCGCGATGTATACAGCGGCAAGGAATTGACGAAATTCTTTGCGTTATTAATGCTTGTTAATAACTTGGGACCAATCTTAGCACCTGTCGCAGGAAGCACGATACTCAAGTTTGGCGATTGGAATGTTGTATTTCTTGTGCTTGCATGTGTAGGAGTAATCCTATCACTTACTGTTTCTTTGCGTCTTAAGGAAACATTGCCTCCTGAGAAACGAGTGCCGAGTAATATAGGGCAAATTTTGCGGAATTTCGGGACGCTTCTAAAGGATCGCCAATTCAGAGGATATGCACTTACACAAGGCTTTATTGTAGCAGGGATCTTTGCCTATGTTTCAGGGACACCGTTTGTTTATCAAAATATTTACGGCGTTTCGCCAACAACATTCAGTCTGCTGTTTGGAATGAACGGAATTGCTTTAATGATTGGCTCCCAGCTTGTCGGAAGGTTTGCAGATACTGTTTCTGAGAGGACTTTCCTGCAAATTGGCCTCCTTATTGCCAATCTTTCAGGTATTACCTTATTCATTGCCCTGTTGCTTCATGCCCCATTGCTAGCCATTGTTATTCCCATTTTCTTTTTTGTGTCGTCCATTGGAATTATTTCAACAACATCTTTCTCATTAGCGATGGAAACACAAGGTCATATTGCAGGAAGTGCATCTGCATTGCTCGGTTTGCTTCCATTTATTTTAGGATCCATATCCGCGCCGCTAGTAGGTATTGCCGGCGAGCAAACAGCCCTTCCGATGGGTGTGATTATGTTTTTAGCGAGCTTTTTGGCGCTGCTGTCTTATTACGGCTTTGTAAGAAGGGGCAGCCGTGTGGTTGGCTCACCACAGTAATTTGTACAGATGATAGATAAGCCGCTTCTTAAACAGAAGCGGTTTTTCGAATTAATTCTTTGACAATTGGAGAAAATAGGTTTATATTTGATGTATCAATTATTGACATGTCAACTAATTGTTTGGAAGGAGAATACCATGAGTAATGATTGCCTCATACAGCTCCAGATTTTTTATCAGCTGCAAAAGCTGAATAATAATGTAAATACAAAGTTTGAGTCCTGTTTAGGCTCCAGTCCGACAAGGATTGAGATCTTGCATTGCCTCTATAATGCTGATGAGATAAGCCAGAGTGCCCTGCAGAAGGAAGTTAACATTGATAATGCAGCAGTTACAAGGCATTTAAAACAGCTTGAAGCAGCAGGACTAATATCGCGCCGTAAAAAAGCGGAGGATAACCGTGTCACGTTAGTTAGTTTAACAGAAGGCGGCCGGGAGGAAATTACCGTTTCCCTTCAGGCGAAAAAAAGCTTTATTGAACAGACGTTAAACGGTTTTAGTTCAAGCGAGCAGGAAACATTGCTTGATATGCTCTCCCGCTTGAGTAAAAATGTGTCTACGGTTGAAATATAAGATAGCTTAGATACAGTTTAAGTGCGGCTGCCTGCCTTAAGCAAGTCAGCTGCAGCCGCTTATTATACAAATTATAAGGAGGAAATAACTATGTTCATTATTCACGCAAAAATGAAATTACAAGAAGGTAAAGAAGCAGCATTTTTAAATGAGGTACAAGCTTTAGTTAAAGCATCACAAGCAGAAGAAGGAAATGTTGCCTATAATCTTGTGAAAAGTGTAGAAGAAGAAAACACTTATTTAATGATTGAAGGCTGGAAAGACCAAGCTGCTATCGAAAGCCACAACAAAAGCAGCCATTTCCAAGGATTTGTTTCTAAAGCAGGCGAATATTTAGCTGCACCGCTTGAAGCAGAATTATACCATGCAGAGAAAATCGAAAGATAACAACATAACAAAAAGGGCAGAGAATCCACTCTGCCCTTTTTATTATGTCAACTTACCAGTCAAAAATTGTGCTTCTCCAAACCCAAAGCTCCAATCCTCATCATTGTTTATCGTAAAGGATACCATAACGTCATTTGGGGTAATCCCGCATTGGCGTTCAAGTTCATCTGTCAGGCTTTTATAAAATGTCTGTTTCTGATCAGGGGTGCGGTATCTGCTTGTCACACTTATTATGAGGACATTTTCACTTCTCGAAAAACCAAGCCCTGTATCCTCAATGACCATTTCATATGATTTGTGCTGGGAAACAATCTGATATCTGTCTCTTTCTGGCACCTGAAATGCCTCTACCATGACACGGTGAGATACATCAAGTATTTTTTTGATTTCTGTCTCAGA
This DNA window, taken from Niallia sp. Man26, encodes the following:
- a CDS encoding Bcr/CflA family multidrug efflux MFS transporter; translation: MSDVLERNKRLRLAFLLGSLAILGPLTIDMYLPSFPTIVKDYGTTASLVQISLTTCLLGLGAGQLVIGPMSDVIGRRKPLVIFLIVYLIASVICSFAPNIYFFIVARFVQGFSAAGGIVISRAIVRDVYSGKELTKFFALLMLVNNLGPILAPVAGSTILKFGDWNVVFLVLACVGVILSLTVSLRLKETLPPEKRVPSNIGQILRNFGTLLKDRQFRGYALTQGFIVAGIFAYVSGTPFVYQNIYGVSPTTFSLLFGMNGIALMIGSQLVGRFADTVSERTFLQIGLLIANLSGITLFIALLLHAPLLAIVIPIFFFVSSIGIISTTSFSLAMETQGHIAGSASALLGLLPFILGSISAPLVGIAGEQTALPMGVIMFLASFLALLSYYGFVRRGSRVVGSPQ
- a CDS encoding putative quinol monooxygenase translates to MFIIHAKMKLQEGKEAAFLNEVQALVKASQAEEGNVAYNLVKSVEEENTYLMIEGWKDQAAIESHNKSSHFQGFVSKAGEYLAAPLEAELYHAEKIER
- a CDS encoding tautomerase family protein; amino-acid sequence: MPLIRFDMYEGRSETEIKKILDVSHRVMVEAFQVPERDRYQIVSQHKSYEMVIEDTGLGFSRSENVLIISVTSRYRTPDQKQTFYKSLTDELERQCGITPNDVMVSFTINNDEDWSFGFGEAQFLTGKLT
- a CDS encoding MarR family transcriptional regulator, yielding MSNDCLIQLQIFYQLQKLNNNVNTKFESCLGSSPTRIEILHCLYNADEISQSALQKEVNIDNAAVTRHLKQLEAAGLISRRKKAEDNRVTLVSLTEGGREEITVSLQAKKSFIEQTLNGFSSSEQETLLDMLSRLSKNVSTVEI